One part of the Candidatus Cloacimonadota bacterium genome encodes these proteins:
- a CDS encoding TIGR00282 family metallophosphoesterase → MRILFFGDVFGKPGRKIVKQYLPGMIEEFDADVVIANGENLAQGRGVTEKTCAEVFEAGVAALTSGNHLWDQKTSLEYIKNETRIIKPLNFPHCSPGFDHAILDVGKSKLAIITLVGQAFMGAAGFPFEKICEIMPRIREKTPNILVDYHAEATAEKRALGFYLDGKISALVGTHTHIQTADEEILPHGTAYITDVGMTGPHDSIIGTDKDIILQKILTGVPRRFDVAKSGLQINAVIIEISDVNGKALLIQRIRRKLND, encoded by the coding sequence ATGAGAATTCTTTTTTTCGGAGACGTTTTCGGAAAACCAGGACGGAAGATAGTTAAGCAATATCTTCCTGGAATGATAGAAGAATTTGATGCAGATGTTGTAATTGCAAATGGTGAAAACCTGGCTCAGGGAAGAGGTGTTACCGAAAAAACCTGTGCAGAAGTTTTCGAAGCTGGAGTTGCTGCGCTTACCAGCGGTAATCATCTCTGGGATCAAAAGACCTCTTTGGAATATATTAAGAATGAAACCAGAATAATAAAACCTCTAAATTTTCCACATTGTTCTCCAGGCTTCGATCATGCAATCTTGGATGTTGGAAAAAGTAAACTGGCCATTATAACATTAGTTGGTCAGGCTTTTATGGGAGCTGCTGGTTTTCCATTCGAAAAAATTTGCGAAATTATGCCAAGGATACGAGAGAAAACTCCAAATATCTTAGTCGATTATCACGCAGAGGCTACTGCAGAAAAACGTGCTTTGGGATTTTATCTGGATGGTAAGATCAGTGCTCTGGTGGGAACTCACACGCACATTCAAACTGCCGACGAAGAAATTCTACCACACGGAACTGCTTACATCACCGATGTTGGAATGACAGGCCCTCATGATTCTATTATTGGTACAGATAAAGATATTATCCTGCAAAAAATTCTTACAGGTGTTCCCAGAAGATTTGATGTGGCAAAATCTGGTTTACAGATCAATGCGGTAATTATCGAAATTTCTGATGTGAATGGAAAAGCACTGTTAATCCAAAGAATACGTAGGAAATTAAATGACTAA
- a CDS encoding bifunctional 5,10-methylenetetrahydrofolate dehydrogenase/5,10-methenyltetrahydrofolate cyclohydrolase: MTKILKGKPVAKHIYNEIKKQLEKIEIKPKLVILIIGTDPAAEFYVSNLEKKGSKTGIEVTTKKFNDSIKQSELLSELESLNSDQNVHGIMIQKPLPKHIDENIINSAIDPTKDMDAFHPVNLGKMILDQDGFIPSTPAAVLQILKYYEIQTTGKEVVIIGRSEIVGKPLANLMLRKNSTGNATVTVCHSKTKNLQEITKNADILIAAIGKAEFVKKNMIKKDSIIIDVGVNQVKDPVKGYKYVGDVDYEDCFEKTLMITPVPGGVGTVTTAMLLENVLKSYKNKIK, from the coding sequence ATGACTAAAATTCTGAAAGGAAAACCTGTAGCAAAACATATTTACAATGAGATAAAAAAACAATTAGAAAAAATTGAAATAAAACCAAAACTCGTAATATTAATTATTGGAACAGACCCAGCTGCCGAATTTTACGTGAGCAATTTAGAGAAAAAGGGCAGTAAAACTGGGATCGAAGTTACTACTAAAAAATTTAACGATTCAATAAAACAATCTGAATTACTTTCCGAACTTGAGTCGCTAAATTCCGATCAGAATGTTCATGGAATAATGATCCAGAAACCACTTCCAAAGCATATAGATGAAAATATCATCAATTCAGCTATCGATCCAACTAAAGATATGGATGCTTTTCATCCGGTAAATCTGGGCAAGATGATTTTGGATCAGGATGGGTTTATACCTTCCACACCAGCGGCTGTTTTGCAAATTCTTAAATATTACGAAATTCAAACTACCGGAAAAGAAGTTGTAATTATTGGTCGAAGCGAAATTGTAGGAAAACCCTTAGCAAATTTAATGCTAAGAAAAAATTCAACTGGAAATGCTACGGTTACTGTTTGTCATAGTAAAACAAAAAATTTGCAGGAGATAACAAAAAATGCTGATATTTTGATCGCAGCAATAGGAAAAGCAGAGTTCGTAAAAAAGAATATGATCAAGAAAGATAGCATTATAATTGATGTCGGTGTGAATCAGGTGAAAGATCCAGTTAAAGGTTATAAGTATGTTGGTGATGTAGATTATGAAGATTGTTTTGAGAAAACTTTGATGATAACTCCTGTTCCTGGCGGAGTGGGAACTGTTACGACAGCGATGTTATTGGAAAATGTATTAAAATCATATAAAAATAAGATAAAATGA